One region of Ornithinibacter aureus genomic DNA includes:
- a CDS encoding exodeoxyribonuclease VII small subunit codes for MANEADADPQAAESTGAATASAVHADIAGLTYEQARDELVDIVARLENGQSGLEESMGLWQRGEALAAHCATWLDRAEAKIAAQE; via the coding sequence ATGGCGAACGAGGCTGACGCGGACCCGCAGGCTGCTGAATCAACAGGTGCGGCGACGGCATCCGCCGTGCACGCCGACATCGCGGGGCTGACGTACGAGCAGGCGCGCGACGAGCTCGTCGACATCGTCGCCCGGCTCGAGAACGGACAGTCCGGGCTCGAGGAGAGCATGGGCCTGTGGCAGCGGGGCGAGGCCCTGGCCGCCCACTGCGCGACGTGGCTGGACCGCGCCGAGGCGAAGATCGCCGCCCAGGAGTGA
- a CDS encoding DUF4245 domain-containing protein, with protein sequence MTTPAPARSRYSMGSAKNLVYSLAAVLAMVAVLVLIVPRVSSVSGPPVDVTATAVDVRERTGWPIVQPVGLPEGWTATSARYTVTTGGFPTWHAGYQTPSGTYVAVEQTLDPNREWIESQTNRAPKVGTLEAAGRTWTMYERDTKVQNSLVDAPEDEDELTTLITGTATFDEMTQFVETLQPVTP encoded by the coding sequence GTGACCACGCCCGCGCCCGCCCGCAGCCGCTACTCGATGGGGTCTGCCAAGAACCTGGTGTACTCCCTCGCCGCGGTGCTCGCGATGGTCGCCGTGCTCGTGCTCATCGTCCCGCGGGTCAGCTCGGTCAGCGGGCCGCCGGTCGACGTCACGGCGACTGCCGTCGACGTGCGGGAGCGCACGGGCTGGCCGATCGTGCAGCCGGTGGGTCTGCCCGAGGGGTGGACGGCGACCTCTGCTCGCTACACCGTCACCACGGGTGGCTTCCCGACGTGGCACGCGGGGTACCAGACCCCCTCGGGCACCTATGTCGCGGTCGAGCAGACCCTTGATCCAAACCGGGAATGGATCGAGTCGCAGACCAACCGTGCGCCCAAGGTCGGCACCCTGGAGGCTGCGGGGCGCACGTGGACGATGTACGAGCGCGACACCAAGGTTCAGAACAGCCTCGTCGACGCCCCGGAGGATGAGGACGAGCTGACCACGCTCATCACCGGCACCGCGACGTTCGACGAGATGACGCAGTTCGTCGAGACCCTCCAGCCGGTCACTCCCTGA